A genome region from Hoplias malabaricus isolate fHopMal1 chromosome 8, fHopMal1.hap1, whole genome shotgun sequence includes the following:
- the LOC136705764 gene encoding 4-galactosyl-N-acetylglucosaminide 3-alpha-L-fucosyltransferase 9-like, translating to MPNPSRIHKSILVIICWLGGISSYLLFFQYFSQSCSSQMIQVQGASFEPPSLNQISTVPNPEKPVLLVWDWPENDNYKFDPNECKIRHNIDSCHLTDDRNLYNHSEAVLIYHKAIKKDLSNLPKDPRPPFQKWIWFHLESPTNTRQKPGLENLFNLTLTYRRDSDISVRYELTFSKTPKENYIIPKKDKLVCWFVSNTNPGTGAWNRMKYFEEFKKHISVSVFGNMAGARLKDEDYYPTMASCKFYLSFENSIHKDYITEKFNGPLAVGTVPIALGPPRENYEQFAPGDSFIHINDFPDPAALAQYLLQLDKDDEAYRRYFDWRKHISASPHFSVWNEEFILPICKACDYVAKHKVYKEVHDLFKWYFS from the coding sequence ATGCCTAATCCTTCTAGGATTCACAAGTCCATCCTGGTTATCATATGCTGGCTCGGGGGAATTAGCTCATATTTGCTGTTCTTCCAGTACTTCTCACAAAGCTGCTCATCTCAAATGATTCAAGTTCAGGGAGCTTCTTTTGAACCCCCAAGCTTAAATCAAATTTCAACAGTGCCAAATCCAGAAAAACCAGTTTTGCTTGTGTGGGATTGGCCTGAAAACGACAACTACAAATTTGACCCCAATGAGTGTAAAATAAGACACAACATAGACTCATGTCACCTGACAGATGACAGGAACCTGTACAACCATTCAGAAGCAGTTCTCATCTACCACAAAGCTATTAAAAAAGATCTGTCCAACCTTCCAAAAGATCCTCGTCCTCCTTTTCAGAAATGGATTTGGTTCCATCTGGAATCGCCAACGAACACTAGGCAAAAGCCAGGTTTGGAAAATCTCTTCAACCTAACTCTTACTTACCGGCGGGATTCAGACATCTCTGTTAGATATGAACTTACTTTCAGCAAAACCCCAAAAGAGAACTATATTATTCCCAAGAAAGACAAGCTTGTCTGTTGGTTTGTGTCCAATACTAACCCTGGTACTGGAGCATGGAACAGAATGAAATATTTTGAagagtttaaaaaacacatcagtgtgagtgtgtttggaaACATGGCTGGAGCACGCTTGAAGGATGAAGACTACTACCCAACCATGGCCAGCTGTAAGTTCTATCTCTCTTTTGAGAACTCCATCCATAAGGATTACATCACAGAGAAGTTCAATGGTCCACTTGCAGTGGGGACAGTTCCTATTGCATTGGGACCTCCGAGAGAAAACTATGAACAGTTTGCTCCTGGTGATTctttcattcatataaatgacTTCCCTGACCCAGCAGCACTGGCCCAATATCTACTTCAACTGGACAAAGATGATGAGGCCTATAGACGCTACTTTGACTGGAGAAAACACATCTCTGCCTCTCCTCATTTTTCAGTTTGGAATGAAGAGTTTATCTTGCCTATATGTAAAGCATGTGATTATGTGGCAAAGCACAAAGTATATAAAGAAGTCCATGATTTATTCAAGTGGTATTTTTCATGA